In one Lolium rigidum isolate FL_2022 chromosome 3, APGP_CSIRO_Lrig_0.1, whole genome shotgun sequence genomic region, the following are encoded:
- the LOC124703769 gene encoding DNA-directed RNA polymerase II subunit RPB2: MEDDEYEEGMEMDMGGHQQLHHRGYGAEEDGEGGYGGGGGGDGDDEDAEEARDEDEITQEDAWAVISAYFEEKGLVRQQLDSFDEFIQNTMQEIVDESADIEIRPESQHNPGRQAEFAETLHKISFGQIYLSKPMMTEADGETATLFPKSARLRNLTYSAPLYVDVSYRVVKKGHDCEEVTETAEYPKVFIGKVPIMLRSSYCTLYQQSEKDLTELGECPYDQGGYFVINGSEKVLIAQEKMSTNHVYVFKKRQPNKFAYVGEVRSMAENQNRPASSMFVRMLSRAGAKGGTSGQYIRATLPYIRADIPIIIVFRALGFVADKDILEHICYDFADTQMMELLRPSLEEAFVIQNQQVALDYIGKRGATVGVTREKRIKYAKEILQKEMLPHVGVGEFCETKKAYYFGYIIHRLLMVALGRRAEDDRDHYGNKRLDLAGPLLGGLFRMLFRKLTRDVRSYVQKCVDNGKEVNLQFAIKAKTITSGLKYSLATGNWGQANQAGTRAGVSQVLNRLTYASTLSHLRRLNSPIGREGKLAKPRQLHNSHWGMMCPAETPEGQACGLVKNLALMVYITVGSAANPILEFLEEWGTENFEEISPAVIPQAAKIFVNGCWVGIHRNPDLLVKTLRRLRRQIDVNTEVGVVRDIRLKELRLYTDYGRCSRPLFIVESQRLLIKKKHIRALQQRETPDEGWHDLVAKGFIEYIDTEEEETTMISMTITELLGARNNPEEAYLATYTHCEIHPSLILGVCASIIPFPDHNQSPRNTYQSAMGKQAMGIYVTNYQLRMDTLAYVLYYPQKPLVTTRAMEHLHFRQLPAGINAIVAIACYSGYNQEDSVIMNQSSIDRGFFRSLFFRSYRDEEKKMGTLVKEEFGRPNRENTMGMRHGSYDKLDDDGLAPPGTRVSGEDVIIGKTSPIPQDDAQGQATRYSKRDHSTSLRHSESGMVDQVLLTTNADGLRFVKVRMRSVRIPQIGDKFSSRHGQKGTVGMTYTQEDMPWTIEGITPDIIVNPHAIPSRMTIGQLIECIMGKVAAHMGKEGDATPFTDVTVDNISKALHKCGYQMRGFETMYNGHTGRKLTAMIFLGPTYYQRLKHMVDDKIHSRGRGPVQILTRQPAEGRSRDGGLRFGEMERDCMIAHGAAFFLKERLFDQSDAYRVHVCEKCGLIAIANLKKNSFECRGCKNKTDIVQVHIPYACKLLFQELMSMAIAPRMLTHEIKPGQEKKRWA; this comes from the exons ATGGAGGACGACGAGTACGAGGAGGGGATGGAGATGGACATGGGGGGGCACCAGCAGCTCCACCACCGCGGCTACGGCGCCGAGGAGGACGGCGAGGGGgggtacggcggcggcggcggcggggacggggACGACGAGGACGCGGAGGAGGCGCGCGACGAGGACGAGATCACCCAGGAGGACGCCTGGGCCGTCATCTCCGCCTACTTCGAGGAGAAGGGCCTCGTGCGCCAGCAGCTCGACTCCTTCGACGAGTTCATCCAGAACACCATGCAGGAGATCGTCGACGAGTCCGCCGACATCGAGATCCGCCCCGAGTCGCAGCACAACCCAGGCCGACAGGCAGAGTTCGCAGAG ACACTCCACAAGATCAGCTTCGGTCAAATCTATCTGAGCAAACCAATGATGACTGAAGCTGATGGAGAAACCGCTACCTTATTCCCCAAATCAGCAAGGCTCAGGAATTTGACATACTCAGCACCACTTTATGTTGATGTATCATACAGAGTTGTAAAGAAGGGACACGACTGTGAAGAAGTTACAGAAACTGCAGAATATCCAAAAGTTTTCATCGGAAAG GTTCCGATCATGTTGCGTTCCAGTTACTGCACACTGTATCAACAATCTGAGAAGGATCTCACAGAACTTGGAGAGTGCCCCTATGACCAAGGAGGATATTTTGTAATCAACGGCAGTGAAAAGGTTCTCATTGCCCAGGAGAAGATGAGCACCAACCATGTCTATGTTTTTAAGAAGAGGCAACCAAATAAGTTTGCATATGTGGGTGAAGTCCGTTCAATGGCAGAGAACCAGAATAGACCTGCTAGTAGCATGTTCGTTCGGATGCTTTCCCGAGCAGGCGCGAAAGGG GGTACATCAGGTCAATATATTCGTGCTACTTTGCCATACATTCGTGCAGACATTCCCATCATTATTGTGTTTAGAGCATTAGGATTTGTTGCCGACAAAGATATCCTAGAGCACATATGTTACGATTTTGCCGATACACAAATGATGGAATTGCTACGCCCATCTTTGGAGGAAGCTTTTGTCATTCAAAATCAGCAG GTTGCTCTGGACTACATTGGAAAGCGTGGTGCTACAGTTGGTGTAACAAGAGAGAAAAGAATCAA GTATGCCAAAGAGATACTTCAAAAGGAAATGTTGCCCCATGTTGGTGTAGGCGAATTTTGTGAAACTAAAAAGGCATACTACTTTGG GTATATTATTCACCGCCTATTGATGGTCGCTCTTGGTCGAAGAGCTGAAGATGACAGAGATCATTATGGTAACAAAAGGCTGGACCTTGCAGGTCCATTGCTTGGAGGACTGTTCAGAATG CTTTTCAGAAAACTGACGAGGGATGTGAGGTCATATGTTCAGAAG TGTGTCGATAATGGGAAGGAAGTTAATTTGCAATTTGCCATCAAAGCGAAAACCATTACTAGTGGATTGAAGTATTCCCTTGCTACTGGAAACTGGGGACAGGCTAACCAAGCTGGTACAAGAGCTGGTGTGTCTCAG GTGCTCAATCGCCTTACATATGCTTCTACATTATCACATCTGCGGAGGCTGAACTCTCCTATTGGGCGTGAAG GGAAACTGGCAAAACCTCGCCAACTTCATAATTCTCATTGGGGAATGATGTGTCCTGCTGAAACACCCGAAGGACAA GCTTGTGGCTTGGTAAAAAATCTTGCCTTGATGGTCTATATCACTGTTGGTTCTGCCGCAAATCCTATTTTGGAATTTTTGGAAGAGTGGGGCACAGAAAATTTTGAG GAGATATCACCAGCAGTCATTCCTCAAGCTGCTAAAATTTTCGTTAATGGTTGCTGGGTTGGAATTCATAGGAATCCTGACCTATTGGTGAAGACACTTAGGCGTTTGAGAAGACAG ATTGATGTCAACACTGAAGTTGGTGTGGTTCGTGATATTCGTCTTAAAGAACTTCGACTCTATACGGATTATGGGCGTTGCAGTCGTCCACTGTTTATTGTTGAAAGCCAGAGGCTTCTCATTAAGAAGAAGCATATTCGAGCATTGCAGCAAAGA GAGACTCCTGATGAAGGTTGGCACGACTTGGTTGCCAAAGGTTTTATAGAGTACATAGATACTGAAGAGGAAGAGACTACTATGATCTCTATGACTATAACT GAACTTTTAGGTGCGAGAAATAATCCAGAGGAGGCATATCTTGCGACTTACACACACTGTGAGATTCACCCTTCTTTGATCCTTGGTGTGTGCGCGTCGATTATTCCTTTTCCTGATCACAACCAG TCACCTCGTAATACTTATCAGTCTGCTATGGGAAAGCAAGCTATGGGAATCTATGTTACAAACTATCAATTAAGAATG GACACGTTGGCCTACGTTCTGTACTACCCACAAAAGCCTCTTGTTACTACTCGTGCTATGGAGCATTTGCACTTCAGGCAGTTACCGGCTGGCATT AATGCTATTGTTGCTATTGCATGCTACTCTGGATATAACCAAGAAGATTCGGTTATTATGAACCAATCTTCAATAGATCGTGGGTTCTTCAGATCACTATTTTTCCGCTCTTACAG AGATGAGGAAAAGAAGATGGGAACTCTTGTCAAAGAGGAATTTGGCCGTCCAAATAGGGAGAACACTATG GGAATGCGCCATGGGTCCTATGATAAATTAGATGATGACGGACTTGCACCACCA GGAACGAGGGTCTCTGGGGAAGATGTCATCATTGGGAAGACATCTCCTATTCCACAAGATGATGCTCAAGGGCAAGCTACTAGATACTCAAAGCGTGATCATAGTACGTCTCTGCGTCACAGTGAAAGTGGGATGGTGGATCAG GTTCTTTTAACAACGAATGCTGATGGTTTAAGATTTGTCAAGGTTAGAATGCGATCGGTTCGCATACCACAAATAGGAGATAAGTTCAGTAGTAGGCATGGCCAGAAGGGAACTGTTGGAATGACTTACACACAAGAGGACATGCCATGGACAATCGAAGGCATCACACCTGATATCATTGTGAATCCACATGCTATTCCATCACGTATGACTATCGGCCAGCTGATTGAGTGTATTATGGGTAAAGTTGCAGCTCACATGGGAAAGGAAGGAGATGCAACTCCTTTCACTGATGTTACT GTGGATAACATCAGTAAGGCACTTCATAAGTGTGGTTATCAAATGCGTGGATTTGAGACCATGTACAATGGTCACACTGGGAGAAAATTGACTGCAATGATCTTCCTAGGTCCAACTTACTACCAGAGACTTAAGCACATGGTGGATGACAAAATTCACTCTAGAGGCCGTGGTCCTGTCCAGATATTGACCAGGCAGCCAGCAGAGGGGCGCTCCCGTGATGGTGGTCTCCGTTTTGGAGAAATGGAGAGGGATTGTATGATTGCTCATGGCGCTGCATTTTTCTTGAAGGAACGGTTATTTGACCAGAGCGATGCTTACAGAGTACATGTGTGTGAGAAGTGCGGACTCATTGCCATTGCCAATCTCAAGAAGAATTCCTTCGAGTGCAGAGGTTGCAAGAACAAGACCGACATTGTCCAG GTCCATATACCATACGCATGCAAGCTCCTTTTCCAGGAGCTCATGTCAATGGCAATTGCTCCCAGGATGCTCACCCATGAGATCAAGCCTGGGCAGGAGAAGAAACGTTGGGCTTGA